A region of Marinomonas maritima DNA encodes the following proteins:
- a CDS encoding helix-turn-helix domain-containing protein: MTNQLNGHISQAELNGLNSRMSDLGIIPTLSISDKKGECLLAHADFMAFEGNFSAKPSPFLMLNLCTGHIGRMKREGEGPSLEGVLRPGTVAMALPGTIASGYWPQTQMLGIAIKLDAFTLDNAGGFYVENLIPAASSLHNDPLLTAVMTALWRDAEVHGLSGAFFEQGIYTLLNRLVGYEPKNLQKAIVYPLNGRRLQRTLDFMESRLGGDVSVAELADLTGQDVRSFTRSFQASTGFSPYAYFTFRRMEYAKRLLVDKSIMITDIALQVGYANPSKFSAAFRRIVGVTPNVWRKQ, translated from the coding sequence ATGACAAATCAATTGAATGGTCATATTTCTCAAGCTGAACTCAACGGTTTGAATAGCCGAATGTCTGATTTAGGCATTATTCCTACTCTCTCTATTTCAGATAAAAAAGGCGAATGCCTATTAGCGCATGCTGACTTTATGGCATTTGAAGGCAACTTTTCAGCAAAGCCTTCACCTTTTCTAATGCTTAACCTTTGTACCGGCCATATTGGTCGCATGAAACGGGAAGGTGAAGGGCCATCACTGGAAGGTGTCTTACGTCCCGGAACGGTTGCCATGGCATTACCGGGAACTATTGCATCAGGCTACTGGCCTCAAACCCAGATGTTAGGAATAGCGATTAAACTTGATGCTTTTACTTTAGATAATGCGGGAGGTTTTTATGTGGAAAACCTTATTCCTGCCGCGTCTTCGCTTCATAATGATCCACTATTAACGGCGGTTATGACCGCATTATGGCGAGATGCAGAAGTTCATGGCTTATCGGGCGCGTTTTTTGAACAAGGAATTTATACGTTACTAAATAGACTGGTAGGCTATGAACCGAAAAACTTACAAAAGGCCATCGTGTACCCGCTAAATGGTCGGCGCTTACAACGGACTTTAGATTTTATGGAAAGCCGTCTTGGCGGTGATGTTAGTGTGGCTGAACTAGCGGATTTAACGGGTCAAGATGTTCGTTCATTTACTCGCTCATTTCAGGCATCAACGGGCTTTTCTCCTTATGCTTACTTTACCTTTCGTCGTATGGAATACGCCAAACGCCTATTAGTAGATAAGTCTATTATGATCACCGATATTGCATTGCAAGTGGGTTACGCTAACCCGAGTAAATTTTCTGCAGCATTTAGACGTATTGTAGGTGTGACGCCTAACGTATGGCGTAAACAATAA
- a CDS encoding restriction endonuclease subunit S produces MKTAQNTVPELRFPEFEGEWKLKRGNDLFLNSRIKGEDGLPIYSVTLNDGLVPRASLDKKMENDAASGDNLRAQAGDLVYNMMRMWQGALGLAHEECMISPAYVVLSGKAKTDTKFFEYNLKRPRSIYDLWAYSYGLTNDRLRLYSKDFLRIKFRVPEEKLEQQKIASFLSSIDDKLTKLRRKRELLNDFKRGLMQQLFSQAVRFKQDDGSEFPEWEYEEFRLLVDRVSKSYNSSIETVNYPAIELESLDQGSGKILNIFNSLDQKSTKTLFNQGDVLFGKLRPYLKKFARPNFDGVCSSEIWVLRGKKITNDFLFFVVQTSRFQKVVNIQSGSKMPRADWNSVADAVFLYPCLEEQQKIADCLSSFDAKIDAVVKQIQQLDTFKKGLLQKMFV; encoded by the coding sequence ATGAAAACAGCACAAAACACCGTGCCAGAACTGAGATTTCCAGAGTTTGAGGGAGAGTGGAAATTAAAAAGAGGCAACGACTTATTTCTAAACAGTAGAATAAAAGGTGAAGATGGATTGCCTATTTATTCTGTCACCCTAAATGACGGTTTGGTTCCGAGAGCATCGTTAGATAAAAAAATGGAAAACGATGCGGCAAGCGGTGATAACCTGAGAGCCCAAGCAGGCGATCTTGTCTATAACATGATGAGGATGTGGCAAGGCGCACTTGGTTTAGCTCATGAAGAATGCATGATAAGTCCGGCTTATGTTGTGTTGTCAGGAAAAGCAAAAACTGACACAAAGTTCTTTGAGTACAACTTGAAACGACCAAGGTCGATATACGATTTATGGGCTTATTCTTACGGTCTAACCAATGACCGACTTAGACTGTATTCAAAAGACTTTCTACGCATTAAATTTCGTGTGCCTGAAGAAAAATTGGAGCAACAAAAAATCGCGTCTTTTCTCTCCAGCATCGACGACAAGTTGACCAAGCTGCGCCGCAAACGTGAGCTGCTCAACGACTTCAAACGCGGCTTGATGCAACAACTATTTTCCCAAGCGGTTCGCTTTAAACAGGATGATGGCAGCGAGTTTCCTGAGTGGGAATATGAAGAATTTAGGTTACTAGTAGACAGAGTAAGTAAATCTTATAACTCTTCTATTGAGACGGTTAACTATCCAGCTATTGAGCTTGAAAGTTTAGATCAAGGATCAGGTAAAATTCTTAATATTTTTAACTCTTTAGATCAAAAAAGTACAAAAACTCTATTTAATCAAGGCGATGTGCTTTTTGGAAAGTTACGTCCTTATTTAAAAAAGTTTGCTAGGCCAAATTTTGATGGTGTTTGCTCATCTGAAATTTGGGTCTTGCGTGGTAAAAAGATAACAAATGATTTTCTGTTTTTTGTTGTGCAAACAAGTCGCTTTCAGAAGGTTGTCAATATTCAATCTGGTTCAAAGATGCCGAGGGCGGATTGGAACTCGGTTGCTGATGCTGTTTTTCTATATCCTTGTCTAGAAGAACAGCAGAAAATCGCCGATTGCCTATCGTCCTTTGATGCCAAGATAGACGCGGTGGTGAAGCAGATACAACAGCTAGACACCTTTAAAAAAGGCCTGCTGCAAAAAATGTTTGTGTAG
- a CDS encoding heme ABC transporter ATP-binding protein — MAIEIQALSISIDRKTLLDSIDLTIKSNELSILIGPNGAGKSTLLKACSGDMVPSGGDISINKKSIAAFTPLELAKTRAVMTQSYQMGFSFTVMEVVSMGCFNYEEAISQTQKQDIIHDVMRFMEIEHLAKRSFMTLSGGEQQRTQLARVLAQLWFPYEQKEARYLFLDEPTSSLDVFHQYHVLSLAKELTKRNIGVLAVIHDLSLAASFADQLVLLNNGKMVTKGRPESVLQRSHLESVYGIKAEYYHHSLSVKPSVILDQHQ; from the coding sequence ATGGCGATTGAAATACAAGCACTATCTATTTCTATTGATAGAAAAACTTTACTAGATTCCATTGATCTCACCATTAAATCCAATGAATTAAGCATATTGATTGGGCCTAATGGTGCGGGGAAATCCACCTTATTGAAGGCATGTTCCGGTGACATGGTTCCCAGTGGGGGTGACATCTCTATTAACAAAAAATCCATTGCTGCTTTCACGCCGCTCGAATTGGCGAAAACACGAGCCGTGATGACTCAGTCTTATCAAATGGGGTTTAGTTTCACTGTGATGGAGGTTGTATCTATGGGCTGTTTTAACTACGAAGAAGCAATATCCCAAACCCAGAAGCAAGATATTATCCACGATGTGATGCGTTTTATGGAAATAGAACACCTTGCTAAACGCAGCTTTATGACGTTGTCAGGTGGAGAGCAACAACGTACCCAACTGGCCAGAGTGCTCGCGCAGTTATGGTTTCCCTATGAGCAAAAAGAAGCCCGTTATTTATTTCTTGATGAACCGACCTCAAGCTTGGATGTATTCCATCAATATCATGTGCTGTCCCTGGCCAAAGAGCTGACAAAGCGTAATATTGGGGTATTGGCGGTGATCCATGACTTGTCTTTAGCGGCCAGTTTTGCCGATCAATTAGTCCTATTAAATAACGGAAAAATGGTCACAAAAGGCCGGCCTGAAAGTGTTTTACAACGATCACACCTTGAAAGTGTATACGGCATAAAAGCAGAATATTACCATCATTCATTGTCCGTCAAACCTTCTGTCATACTCGACCAACATCAATAA
- the rhuM gene encoding virulence protein RhuM/Fic/DOC family protein, whose translation MNNDIVIYENAQQQIEVLVDGHNDTVWLSQTHLVNLFERDQSVISRHLRNVFKEGELDSETNMQKMHTANSDKPVVFYSLDVIISVGYRVKSPQGIRFRKWATQRLKEHLVQGYTINQQRFEQNAQELQQAIALIQKTAKSPDLTAEAGSGLVDIVSRYTQTFLWLQRYDEGLLNEPEGQVGGTLPSAKEAMAALLALKKSLIERGEATELFARPRGEGLSALLGNLDVTVFGDPAYPTIESKAAHLLYFVVKNHPFADGNKRSGAYLFVDFLHRNNRLLDTEGVPCINDTGLAALTLLVAESKPDQKETLIRLIMNMLTRSS comes from the coding sequence ATGAACAATGACATCGTAATTTATGAAAATGCTCAGCAACAGATAGAGGTATTGGTGGATGGACACAATGATACCGTTTGGTTAAGTCAGACGCATTTAGTCAATTTATTTGAACGTGATCAATCTGTTATTTCTAGACATCTGCGTAATGTATTTAAAGAGGGAGAACTGGATTCAGAGACTAATATGCAAAAAATGCATACTGCAAATTCAGATAAGCCTGTCGTGTTTTATTCTTTGGATGTCATTATTTCTGTTGGTTACCGAGTTAAGTCTCCTCAAGGTATTCGATTTAGAAAATGGGCAACACAGCGTTTAAAAGAGCATTTGGTGCAAGGTTATACCATTAACCAGCAACGCTTTGAGCAAAATGCGCAAGAGTTACAGCAGGCTATTGCGCTGATTCAGAAAACCGCTAAATCGCCCGATTTGACCGCCGAAGCGGGCAGTGGATTGGTCGATATTGTCAGCCGATATACACAAACTTTTTTATGGTTGCAGCGCTATGACGAAGGCTTGTTGAATGAGCCAGAAGGTCAAGTCGGTGGTACTTTGCCTTCCGCGAAAGAGGCCATGGCGGCCTTGTTAGCGTTAAAAAAATCTTTGATAGAGCGAGGTGAAGCGACTGAGTTATTTGCTCGTCCGCGTGGCGAAGGTTTGTCTGCTTTATTGGGGAACCTTGATGTAACCGTTTTTGGCGATCCTGCTTACCCAACGATAGAAAGTAAAGCCGCGCATTTGTTGTATTTTGTGGTGAAAAATCACCCTTTTGCGGATGGCAATAAACGCAGCGGCGCGTATTTATTCGTGGATTTTTTGCATCGTAATAATCGGCTTCTTGATACTGAAGGGGTTCCTTGCATCAATGACACGGGCTTGGCGGCATTAACCTTATTAGTGGCAGAGTCTAAACCAGATCAAAAAGAAACGCTGATTCGCTTAATCATGAACATGCTAACTCGTAGCAGTTAG
- a CDS encoding heme/hemin ABC transporter substrate-binding protein, which translates to MTKYRLLFLSCLMALNGSAIMAIPPERIAVAGGSITEIIYRLGEQDRIVGVDSTSIFPEEAKGFPSLGYVRNIAVEGVLSLTPDLLLGEEDTGPIKALKQIASVGVKTDIIEKDNTLLALQEKIMRVASLLGVEDKGTLLLEDIQIDLDALSYAKQHLPDSAKTSPPKVLFFLTLENGSPIASGTGTPAHTVVEEAGAINLLADYEGWIKLSPESALALDPDVIIVMNRRQDVFKQIEDLPHFKYMKAVKNKAVYIIDGIYLLGFGPRTPQAIVELGTMIHKDFPLPVGYELRYPRDDLPSMAEL; encoded by the coding sequence ATGACGAAATATCGATTATTGTTTTTAAGTTGTCTGATGGCTTTGAATGGCTCCGCCATAATGGCAATACCTCCAGAGCGAATTGCGGTGGCGGGTGGTTCTATAACCGAAATTATTTATCGTCTTGGTGAGCAAGATCGTATTGTTGGTGTGGACTCCACTAGTATTTTCCCAGAAGAAGCCAAAGGTTTTCCAAGCTTGGGTTATGTTCGAAATATTGCTGTTGAAGGTGTGCTTTCTTTAACCCCAGACTTACTGTTAGGCGAGGAAGATACCGGCCCTATTAAAGCCCTTAAGCAAATAGCCTCGGTCGGGGTAAAAACTGACATAATAGAAAAAGATAACACTCTCTTGGCCTTGCAAGAAAAAATAATGCGTGTCGCATCCTTGTTGGGTGTTGAAGATAAGGGAACCTTACTTTTAGAAGACATTCAAATCGATCTTGATGCACTTTCTTACGCCAAACAACACCTTCCAGATTCGGCGAAAACATCACCGCCTAAAGTCTTGTTTTTTCTTACATTAGAAAACGGTTCGCCTATTGCTTCTGGCACGGGCACCCCCGCTCATACCGTTGTTGAAGAGGCTGGCGCAATCAACCTATTGGCGGATTATGAGGGGTGGATAAAACTTTCCCCAGAGTCTGCATTGGCATTAGACCCCGATGTCATTATTGTCATGAATCGACGTCAAGATGTGTTTAAACAAATAGAAGACCTGCCTCACTTCAAATATATGAAAGCCGTGAAGAATAAAGCGGTTTATATCATTGATGGCATTTATCTCCTTGGTTTTGGTCCCCGTACACCGCAAGCGATTGTTGAATTAGGCACCATGATCCATAAAGATTTTCCTTTGCCAGTAGGCTATGAGCTTCGCTATCCGCGTGATGACTTACCTTCTATGGCAGAGCTCTAA
- a CDS encoding FecCD family ABC transporter permease — protein MQEIISLHQKRGKRQRMAIPLTLGLLFCSAFLALVVGAVPLSESDLLTYVSHGFAQTHSSLSTRVLFEIRLPRTVLSLFVGGALGLCGAAMQALFRNPLADPSLIGVAGGGALGAVAVIVLGHSMFPQAMTVFGMYALPIGAMLGCLGVCAIIYRLSNRQGQFTIITLLLSGIAVNAIVGSLIGILTLVSSDSELRELTFWTMGNLGGNSWALTLPVLMFIFISLIGLSRLAKPLNLYLLGEAQAQHLGVSVSHLKKKVFIYTAMAVGAAVSISGTIGFVGFVVPHLVRILIGPDHRFLFPVSMLFGASFLTITDIIARIVIVPAELPIGLVTSALGGPFFLFVLYRQTGRY, from the coding sequence ATGCAAGAAATAATATCGCTTCATCAGAAACGCGGTAAGCGCCAACGTATGGCGATCCCATTGACGTTGGGGTTACTGTTTTGTTCTGCTTTCTTAGCTTTGGTTGTGGGCGCTGTACCCTTATCGGAAAGTGACCTTTTAACTTATGTTAGTCATGGTTTCGCACAGACGCACAGTTCATTAAGCACACGGGTTTTGTTTGAAATTCGATTACCTAGGACGGTGTTGTCTCTTTTTGTCGGTGGCGCACTGGGGTTATGTGGTGCGGCCATGCAAGCGCTTTTCAGAAATCCACTCGCCGATCCTAGTTTAATTGGGGTTGCGGGTGGCGGTGCCTTGGGAGCCGTGGCCGTTATTGTACTGGGTCACTCGATGTTTCCTCAGGCAATGACAGTGTTTGGGATGTATGCGCTACCAATAGGTGCGATGCTTGGCTGCCTGGGTGTTTGCGCCATTATCTACCGGTTAAGCAATCGCCAAGGTCAGTTCACTATCATTACCTTATTGTTATCAGGCATTGCCGTAAATGCGATTGTTGGCTCTCTCATTGGTATTTTGACATTGGTGAGCAGCGACAGTGAGTTAAGAGAACTGACTTTTTGGACAATGGGGAACTTAGGCGGCAACAGCTGGGCATTAACCTTGCCTGTGTTGATGTTCATCTTCATTAGTCTGATAGGACTTAGCCGGCTCGCCAAACCCTTAAACCTGTATTTGCTTGGTGAAGCGCAAGCCCAACATCTAGGCGTATCAGTGTCGCATTTAAAGAAAAAAGTCTTTATTTATACCGCAATGGCAGTCGGTGCTGCGGTGTCTATTAGTGGAACGATTGGATTTGTGGGTTTTGTCGTTCCTCATTTAGTCAGGATTCTTATTGGTCCAGATCATCGTTTTCTTTTTCCTGTCAGCATGTTGTTTGGAGCCAGTTTTTTAACCATCACAGACATTATCGCCCGTATTGTTATTGTGCCGGCTGAGCTCCCTATTGGCTTGGTGACGAGTGCACTAGGCGGCCCCTTCTTTTTATTTGTTTTATACCGACAAACAGGTCGATATTAA
- a CDS encoding AraC family transcriptional regulator — translation MDKALLFFISFLHRFECFIFHRTNDIAQYRPIFFVCYWLVYRYGLGLFREVVMSTENRFQFAKSAGVNEMMLLEASMNDFTYDTHAHEEFSFGVTLSGRQDFFALGEHHKSHSGNVIVFNPEDAHDGHSGGDDTLHYKMLYVHPDQLSPMLESAGVRRAKNFRIEQMVQNDPVLKAHILCLAQLVEDPATSALEYSSALFEFAEYLARQKGIQIESKLRSKDPVFERVREYLHAHVGEDVSLDALSQVAHMSKYHLLRCFRDYFGMTPHQYWQNYRINRAKQAIERGMPLADVAFMFGFTDLSYFNRRFKPVFGVTPYQFRRHLLRT, via the coding sequence TTGGATAAAGCTTTACTGTTTTTCATTTCTTTCTTACACCGTTTTGAGTGCTTTATTTTTCACCGAACGAATGACATTGCGCAATATCGTCCAATCTTTTTTGTTTGTTATTGGTTAGTCTATCGTTATGGATTGGGTTTGTTTCGAGAGGTTGTGATGTCAACAGAAAATCGTTTCCAGTTTGCGAAAAGTGCGGGCGTTAATGAGATGATGTTGCTTGAGGCATCGATGAACGATTTCACCTACGACACGCACGCGCATGAGGAGTTTTCTTTTGGTGTGACCTTGTCTGGTCGTCAGGACTTCTTCGCGTTAGGCGAACATCACAAAAGCCATTCTGGCAATGTGATTGTGTTTAATCCTGAAGACGCGCATGACGGTCACTCAGGTGGTGACGACACACTGCATTACAAAATGCTCTATGTTCATCCAGATCAATTGTCTCCCATGTTGGAAAGCGCGGGCGTTCGCCGTGCAAAAAATTTTCGAATTGAACAAATGGTTCAAAACGATCCAGTGTTAAAAGCGCATATTTTATGTTTGGCTCAGCTGGTTGAAGACCCAGCAACGTCAGCGTTGGAGTATTCTTCCGCGTTATTTGAATTTGCTGAGTATCTTGCTCGCCAAAAAGGCATTCAGATTGAATCTAAACTGCGTTCTAAAGACCCCGTTTTTGAACGTGTCCGAGAGTATTTACATGCGCACGTTGGCGAAGACGTTTCGCTCGATGCTTTAAGCCAAGTGGCGCATATGTCGAAGTATCACTTGTTGCGCTGCTTTCGGGATTATTTTGGCATGACGCCACATCAATACTGGCAAAATTACCGTATTAATCGCGCCAAACAGGCGATAGAGCGTGGCATGCCATTGGCGGATGTGGCGTTTATGTTTGGCTTTACGGATCTGAGTTATTTTAACCGCCGTTTCAAGCCAGTTTTCGGCGTGACGCCGTATCAATTTAGACGACATTTGCTGCGCACCTAG
- a CDS encoding type I restriction-modification system subunit M, producing MTDDQKKKLEQKLWSIANELRGKMNADEFRDYCLGFIFYKYLSERLSDFADTILHNDDPSLSYATLDEQHEDGQEMLDALQEDALEELGYFLKPSELFSNLAQRGAHKDTDSEDKDADIVIDRFILGDLQEVLNNIERSTMGTESEDDFDHLFEELDLNSSKLGRDPDARNVLIAKIMLHLDSIDFAIHDSESDVLGDAYEYLIGQFAAGAGKKAGEFYTPQAVSTVLAKLVTHRKSRLKSVYDPTCGSGSLLLRVAKEVGKENIGHFYGQEMNRTTFNLARMNMILHGVHYRDFDLKQDDTLENPQHLEQRFDAIVANPPFSAQWSAKKIFESDDRFAQYGKLAPGSKADFAFVQHMLYQLDDNGTLAVVLPHGVLFRGAAEGHIRRYLIEERNWLDAVIGLPANIFFGTSIPTCILVFKKCRENPDNVLFIDASQGFDKAKNQNLLKPEHIEDIIAAYENRLEIDKYAHVAPMAEIADNDYNLNIPRYVDTFEEEAPIDLAAITQELKQLDNDMAELDKTIQGFCDELGIEAPL from the coding sequence ATGACCGACGACCAAAAAAAGAAACTCGAACAGAAACTTTGGAGCATTGCCAACGAGCTACGTGGCAAGATGAACGCCGACGAGTTCCGCGATTACTGCTTGGGTTTTATCTTCTACAAATACCTGTCTGAACGCCTGAGCGACTTCGCCGATACGATTCTGCATAACGATGACCCTAGCCTGAGCTACGCCACCTTGGATGAGCAACATGAAGACGGGCAAGAAATGCTGGACGCCTTACAAGAAGATGCCCTTGAAGAACTCGGCTACTTTTTAAAACCGTCGGAACTGTTCAGTAACCTAGCGCAACGCGGTGCTCACAAAGACACAGACAGCGAAGATAAAGACGCTGACATAGTCATTGATCGCTTTATCCTAGGCGATTTGCAAGAAGTGCTGAACAACATCGAACGCTCCACCATGGGCACCGAGAGTGAAGACGACTTCGATCACTTATTTGAAGAATTAGACCTTAACTCCAGCAAGCTTGGCCGCGATCCTGATGCGCGCAATGTGTTGATTGCCAAGATCATGTTGCATCTCGACAGCATAGACTTTGCCATTCACGACAGCGAAAGCGATGTGCTGGGCGATGCTTATGAATATTTGATCGGCCAGTTTGCCGCGGGCGCAGGCAAAAAAGCCGGCGAGTTTTATACGCCGCAAGCTGTCTCTACCGTGTTGGCAAAACTGGTCACCCACAGAAAAAGCCGCTTAAAAAGCGTCTATGACCCAACTTGTGGGTCAGGCTCCTTATTGCTGCGTGTCGCCAAAGAAGTGGGCAAAGAAAACATCGGCCATTTTTACGGCCAAGAAATGAACCGCACTACCTTCAACCTTGCGCGCATGAACATGATTCTTCACGGCGTGCATTACCGTGATTTCGATCTAAAACAAGACGATACCCTAGAAAACCCACAACACTTGGAACAGCGCTTTGACGCCATTGTCGCCAACCCGCCGTTTTCTGCTCAGTGGAGCGCGAAGAAGATATTCGAAAGCGATGACCGTTTTGCCCAATACGGCAAGTTGGCCCCTGGCTCGAAAGCCGACTTCGCCTTTGTACAACATATGTTGTATCAGCTGGACGATAACGGCACTTTGGCGGTGGTTTTACCCCATGGTGTGTTATTCCGTGGCGCGGCAGAAGGGCATATTCGTCGTTATTTGATTGAAGAGCGCAACTGGCTGGACGCGGTGATTGGCTTACCCGCTAACATCTTCTTTGGCACCAGTATCCCGACTTGTATCTTGGTGTTCAAAAAATGCCGTGAAAACCCAGACAACGTTTTATTTATCGACGCCAGCCAAGGTTTCGACAAAGCGAAAAACCAAAATCTGCTCAAGCCTGAGCACATTGAAGACATCATTGCTGCTTACGAAAACCGCCTAGAAATCGACAAATACGCCCACGTCGCGCCAATGGCTGAAATTGCCGATAACGACTACAACCTCAACATTCCTCGTTATGTGGACACCTTTGAAGAAGAAGCACCCATTGACCTTGCCGCTATCACCCAAGAACTAAAACAGTTAGACAACGACATGGCCGAGTTGGACAAGACCATACAAGGGTTTTGCGACGAACTAGGCATTGAGGCGCCCTTATGA
- a CDS encoding LysE family translocator — MLEILVYAFGVMYSPGPANMLALFAGVNGQGWRAFLYCVGVGVAMFILFLLIGYLGGGIIPQQYQSVVGILGGIYIAYLGVKIMKASFQQTKIKADVSTISFKTGLILQLCNPKSLVAIVPIVTVQFPRFHIEGVQIALWSLVLAIMACGSPSVYLFAGARLKKAAMNPTVMAWVNRIMALLLFFVAYRFVFAA, encoded by the coding sequence ATGCTCGAAATTCTCGTTTATGCCTTTGGCGTTATGTACAGCCCGGGTCCTGCCAATATGTTGGCGCTGTTTGCGGGCGTTAACGGACAAGGCTGGCGCGCTTTTTTGTACTGCGTTGGTGTCGGCGTCGCCATGTTTATTCTGTTTTTACTGATTGGTTATCTTGGTGGTGGAATTATCCCACAACAATATCAATCGGTTGTTGGCATTTTGGGTGGTATTTACATCGCGTATCTTGGCGTAAAAATTATGAAGGCGAGTTTTCAACAGACAAAAATCAAGGCGGACGTGTCGACGATCAGTTTTAAAACGGGGCTAATTTTACAGCTTTGTAATCCCAAATCCTTGGTGGCGATTGTGCCTATCGTGACGGTGCAATTTCCACGCTTTCATATTGAAGGTGTTCAAATCGCATTATGGTCTTTGGTTCTGGCGATCATGGCGTGTGGTTCACCGAGTGTGTATTTGTTTGCGGGAGCACGGTTAAAAAAAGCGGCAATGAATCCTACCGTGATGGCATGGGTGAATCGAATCATGGCGTTGCTGCTATTTTTCGTCGCCTATCGGTTTGTGTTTGCGGCGTGA
- a CDS encoding nucleotidyltransferase substrate binding protein has translation MSDNGLRKSMARFSKGFDQLSGAFQHLDYRYPNELEQFGLIRLFKGCFDSAWRCLRTFFYDQGYVHVEGSRDAVRLAFRLGVIGSDSSKIGEVWMDMIKKREQVELANDDLVRTNILTALMDDYYDAFTELKAFFHQETSLKDE, from the coding sequence ATGAGTGATAATGGATTAAGAAAAAGCATGGCGCGTTTTTCGAAGGGTTTTGATCAATTGTCCGGTGCTTTTCAACATCTAGATTATCGGTATCCAAACGAGCTGGAACAGTTTGGCTTAATTCGCTTATTCAAAGGCTGCTTTGATAGCGCTTGGCGTTGTTTACGGACCTTCTTTTATGATCAAGGATATGTTCATGTGGAAGGCAGCCGTGATGCTGTACGTTTGGCCTTTCGACTGGGTGTGATTGGTAGTGACTCATCAAAGATTGGTGAAGTTTGGATGGACATGATCAAAAAACGCGAACAGGTCGAACTTGCCAATGACGATCTCGTTAGAACGAACATTCTTACAGCCCTGATGGATGATTATTATGATGCTTTCACGGAATTGAAAGCATTTTTCCATCAAGAAACATCATTAAAAGATGAGTAA